From Streptomyces chrestomyceticus JCM 4735, one genomic window encodes:
- the rsmH gene encoding 16S rRNA (cytosine(1402)-N(4))-methyltransferase RsmH has protein sequence MSSNDRHVPVMLQRCLDMLAPALAEPGAVVVDCTLGLGGHSEALLATFPAARLVALDRDPAALKLAGERLAPYGDRATLVHAVYDELPQVLARLGIPRVQGVLFDLGVSSMQLDEADRGFAYAQDAPLDMRMDQTTGMSAAEVLNTYPPGELVRILRAYGEEKQAKRIVEAVVKERAKEPFTHSARLVELIRDALPQAAKRTGGNPAKRTFQALRIEVNAELAAVENAVPAAVRALAVGGRIAVLSYQSLEDRIVKQVFAAGAANTAPPGLPVVPEQYQPRLKLLTRGAELPTEEEIAENRRAAPARLRGAERIREDIA, from the coding sequence ATGAGCAGCAACGATCGCCACGTACCCGTCATGCTCCAGCGGTGTCTGGACATGCTCGCCCCTGCGCTCGCCGAGCCCGGCGCGGTCGTCGTCGACTGCACCCTCGGCCTCGGAGGGCACAGCGAGGCGCTGCTCGCCACGTTCCCGGCAGCGCGTCTGGTCGCCCTCGACCGCGACCCGGCGGCCCTGAAGCTGGCGGGGGAGCGGCTGGCGCCCTACGGGGACCGCGCCACCCTCGTGCACGCCGTCTACGACGAGCTGCCGCAGGTCCTGGCCCGCCTCGGCATCCCGCGCGTCCAGGGCGTCCTGTTCGACCTCGGTGTCTCCTCGATGCAGCTCGACGAGGCCGACCGCGGCTTCGCGTACGCGCAGGACGCGCCGCTCGACATGCGCATGGACCAGACGACCGGCATGAGCGCCGCCGAGGTCCTCAACACCTACCCGCCCGGCGAGCTGGTCCGCATCCTGCGCGCGTACGGCGAGGAGAAGCAGGCCAAGCGGATCGTCGAGGCCGTCGTGAAGGAGCGCGCCAAGGAGCCCTTCACCCACAGCGCGCGCCTGGTGGAGCTGATCCGCGACGCCCTGCCGCAGGCCGCCAAGCGCACCGGCGGCAACCCCGCCAAGCGAACGTTCCAGGCGCTGCGCATCGAGGTCAACGCCGAACTGGCCGCCGTCGAGAACGCCGTGCCGGCCGCCGTACGGGCCCTCGCGGTGGGCGGCCGGATCGCCGTGCTGTCGTACCAGTCCCTGGAGGACCGGATCGTCAAGCAGGTCTTCGCGGCGGGCGCGGCCAACACCGCGCCGCCCGGCCTGCCCGTCGTCCCCGAGCAGTACCAGCCGCGCCTGAAGCTGCTCACCCGCGGCGCCGAGCTGCCGACCGAGGAGGAGATCGCCGAGAACCGGCGCGCGGCCCCCGCCCGGCTGCGCGGTGCCGAACGCATCCGCGAGGACATCGCGTGA
- a CDS encoding transglutaminaseTgpA domain-containing protein, with protein MSGRARLTVCAAVATLSASSALLPLVEPVGWMMQAAVLLVIVSGAGGLARRVPLARPLTVAAQAVVALLLLTVLFVHDQAIGGVLPGPDAFRELGELTQEGVADVSRYAIPAPVTAGIRLLLVGGVLLVGLVVDTLAVTYRSAAPAGLPLLALYSVAAGLSQGGAGWLWFLIAGAGYLLLLLAEGRDRLSQWGRVFGGRVPGGRPPVAKGQSYASTASGPAYAPVRTGRRIGALVLGVALVVPAVLPSLGGGLLGPAVAGRGTGGGGTISAVNPLVSLQNSLNQPEDRQVLNYRTTASDTRDLYLRIVALDQFDGTAWKPSERAVKDVPDRLPGPAGLSPKVDVTTVNTSVSAAPWYAQNWLPLPYPASHVDIAGRWRFEPEGRTLVGDRGQNTRGVQYQVESLLVRPTARQLDTAPAPPAELTREYTKVPDSLPPVVRETARQVTRDAGSAYDKAVRLQDWFSLNGGFTYNTEVRAGSGTEAIARFLEQKEGFCVHFAFSMAAMARTLGIPARVAVGFTPGTRQSDGSTSVGLKDAHAWPELYFEGTGWTRFEPTPSRGTPPDYTLADTPSTGGSNVPAPQPSRSAAAPVGPSPSQSCAPAERRVGPCWTPPAQSASGPADDGPSPWEVTAVCVGAVVLLLLPVLPLLWRLRARSRRLRGARAGGAGLGGRRAGGDGPATALTARPDAVDGVTWDHDGPPEPQNSPRPGPYGTARTLAAWRELVDSGWDYGILPDESLTPRKAAERIVRIGELDGTAAEAAHRVAASVEQVLYAPDPRPAAGLADEVQRVRTGLRDSASRRLRLRALLAPRSAARALWTLSARWSDFLTRCTTSPPVTAVRRAAGAVRFSRSRP; from the coding sequence ATGAGCGGGCGGGCGCGGCTGACGGTGTGCGCGGCGGTGGCGACGCTGTCCGCGTCCAGTGCGCTGCTGCCGCTGGTGGAACCGGTCGGCTGGATGATGCAGGCGGCCGTCCTGCTGGTGATCGTGTCCGGCGCGGGCGGACTGGCCCGCCGGGTGCCGCTGGCCCGGCCGCTGACCGTGGCGGCGCAGGCCGTGGTGGCACTGCTGCTGCTCACCGTGCTCTTCGTGCACGACCAGGCGATCGGCGGGGTGCTGCCTGGGCCCGACGCGTTCCGGGAGCTCGGCGAACTGACGCAGGAGGGCGTCGCCGACGTCAGCCGCTACGCCATACCGGCGCCGGTCACGGCCGGCATCCGCCTGCTGCTGGTCGGCGGGGTGCTGCTGGTCGGCCTCGTGGTGGACACGCTGGCCGTGACATACCGCAGCGCGGCGCCCGCCGGGCTGCCGCTGCTCGCGCTGTATTCGGTGGCGGCGGGTCTCTCCCAAGGCGGCGCGGGCTGGCTGTGGTTCCTGATCGCGGGAGCCGGCTATCTGCTGCTGCTCCTGGCCGAGGGGCGAGACCGGCTCTCGCAGTGGGGCCGGGTGTTCGGCGGCCGGGTCCCCGGCGGGCGGCCCCCGGTCGCCAAGGGGCAGAGCTACGCCTCCACCGCGAGCGGTCCGGCGTACGCCCCGGTCCGTACGGGCCGCCGGATCGGCGCGCTGGTGCTGGGCGTCGCCCTGGTGGTGCCCGCGGTGCTGCCGTCCCTCGGCGGCGGGCTGCTGGGCCCGGCCGTGGCCGGCCGCGGCACGGGCGGCGGCGGCACGATCTCCGCGGTGAACCCGCTGGTCTCCCTGCAGAACAGCCTGAACCAGCCGGAGGACCGGCAGGTCCTCAACTACCGCACCACCGCGTCGGACACCCGTGACCTGTATCTGCGGATCGTCGCGCTCGACCAGTTCGACGGTACGGCGTGGAAGCCGTCCGAGCGTGCCGTCAAGGACGTGCCCGACCGGCTGCCCGGCCCCGCGGGGCTGAGCCCGAAGGTGGATGTCACCACCGTCAACACCTCCGTCTCCGCCGCTCCTTGGTACGCGCAGAACTGGCTGCCGCTGCCCTACCCCGCCTCCCATGTGGACATCGCCGGACGCTGGCGCTTCGAACCGGAGGGCCGCACGCTGGTCGGCGACCGCGGGCAGAACACCCGCGGTGTGCAGTACCAGGTCGAGAGCCTGCTGGTGCGGCCCACCGCCCGGCAACTGGACACCGCGCCCGCGCCGCCCGCCGAACTGACGCGGGAGTACACGAAGGTGCCGGACTCGCTGCCCCCGGTGGTGCGCGAGACCGCGCGGCAGGTGACGCGGGACGCCGGGTCGGCGTACGACAAGGCGGTCCGCCTCCAGGACTGGTTCTCGCTCAACGGCGGCTTCACCTACAACACGGAGGTGCGGGCCGGCAGCGGCACGGAGGCCATCGCCCGGTTCCTGGAGCAGAAGGAGGGTTTCTGCGTGCACTTCGCCTTCTCGATGGCGGCGATGGCACGCACGCTGGGCATACCGGCCCGGGTCGCGGTCGGCTTCACCCCCGGCACCCGGCAGAGCGACGGCTCGACCTCGGTGGGCCTCAAGGACGCGCACGCCTGGCCCGAGCTGTACTTCGAGGGGACGGGGTGGACCCGCTTCGAGCCGACGCCGAGCCGTGGCACGCCGCCCGACTACACCCTCGCCGACACCCCGTCCACCGGCGGGTCGAACGTCCCGGCGCCGCAGCCGTCGCGTTCGGCGGCGGCACCCGTGGGGCCGTCGCCCTCGCAGAGCTGCGCTCCCGCCGAACGTCGCGTGGGCCCCTGCTGGACGCCGCCCGCGCAGTCGGCGAGCGGCCCGGCGGACGACGGTCCCTCGCCCTGGGAGGTCACGGCCGTCTGCGTCGGCGCGGTGGTCCTGCTCCTGCTGCCGGTACTGCCGCTGCTGTGGCGGCTACGGGCCCGCTCCCGGCGCCTGCGCGGTGCCCGTGCGGGCGGGGCCGGTCTGGGTGGGCGCCGCGCAGGCGGGGACGGCCCGGCCACGGCGCTCACGGCCCGTCCGGACGCGGTCGACGGCGTCACCTGGGATCACGACGGGCCGCCTGAACCGCAGAACAGCCCACGTCCCGGGCCGTACGGCACCGCCCGTACGCTCGCGGCCTGGCGGGAACTGGTCGACTCCGGCTGGGACTACGGCATCCTGCCGGACGAGTCCCTGACCCCGCGCAAGGCGGCGGAGCGCATCGTACGCATAGGTGAGCTGGACGGCACGGCGGCGGAAGCGGCCCACCGCGTCGCGGCCTCGGTGGAACAGGTCCTCTACGCACCGGACCCGCGTCCGGCGGCCGGCCTCGCCGACGAGGTGCAGCGCGTCCGCACCGGCCTGCGGGACAGCGCCTCCCGCCGCCTGCGCCTGCGCGCCCTCCTGGCACCCCGCTCCGCCGCCCGCGCCCTGTGGACCCTCTCGGCCCGCTGGTCGGACTTCCTCACCCGCTGCACGACGAGCCCACCGGTCACGGCGGTGCGCCGCGCGGCGGGTGCGGTGAGGTTCTCAAGGAGCAGGCCGTAG
- a CDS encoding AAA family ATPase, which produces MTTYDEQASLGGHPARPEPGARGDLTTTAERVRKSVEAVIEGKPEVVRLSLTVLLAEGHLLIEDVPGVGKTMLAKALARSIDCSVRRIQFTPDLLPSDITGVSVYDQQRRDFEFKPGAVFAQIVIGDEINRASPKTQSALLESMEERQVTMDGQTYELPAPFMVVATQNPVEMEGTYPLPEAQRDRFMARVSIGYPSPEAELQMLDVHGAASPLEELQPVAHADEILKLIDAVRAVHVAAPVRRYAVDLVAATRSHPELRLGASPRATLHLLRAAKASAALAGREYALPDDVQALAVAVLAHRLLPTAQAQLNRRTAEQVVVEILRRTPVPDPSAQQWPRPHAQQPPGARGY; this is translated from the coding sequence GTGACGACCTATGACGAGCAGGCGAGCCTTGGAGGTCACCCCGCGCGGCCGGAGCCGGGCGCGCGGGGTGATCTGACCACCACGGCGGAGCGGGTCCGCAAGTCGGTGGAGGCCGTGATCGAGGGCAAGCCCGAGGTCGTGCGGCTCTCGCTGACCGTGCTGCTCGCGGAGGGCCATCTGCTCATCGAGGACGTGCCGGGCGTGGGCAAGACGATGCTCGCCAAGGCGCTGGCCCGGTCCATCGACTGCTCGGTGCGGCGCATCCAGTTCACCCCCGACCTGCTGCCGTCGGACATCACCGGCGTGAGCGTCTACGACCAGCAGCGGCGGGACTTCGAGTTCAAGCCCGGCGCGGTCTTCGCCCAGATCGTGATCGGTGACGAGATCAACCGCGCCTCGCCCAAGACCCAGTCCGCGCTGCTGGAGTCGATGGAGGAGCGCCAGGTCACGATGGACGGGCAGACCTACGAGCTGCCCGCGCCCTTCATGGTCGTCGCCACCCAGAACCCGGTCGAGATGGAGGGCACCTACCCCCTTCCGGAGGCGCAGCGGGACCGTTTCATGGCGCGGGTCTCGATCGGGTACCCGAGCCCGGAGGCCGAGCTGCAGATGCTGGACGTGCACGGCGCCGCCTCGCCCCTGGAGGAGCTCCAGCCGGTCGCGCACGCCGACGAGATACTGAAGCTGATCGACGCGGTGCGCGCGGTCCATGTCGCCGCGCCGGTCCGCAGATACGCGGTGGACCTGGTGGCCGCCACCCGCAGCCACCCCGAGCTGCGGCTGGGTGCCTCGCCCCGGGCGACGCTGCACCTGCTGCGCGCGGCGAAGGCGTCGGCGGCGCTGGCCGGCCGGGAGTACGCCCTCCCCGACGACGTGCAGGCGCTCGCGGTGGCGGTGCTGGCCCACCGGCTGCTGCCGACCGCCCAGGCCCAGTTGAACCGCCGTACGGCCGAGCAGGTCGTCGTCGAGATCCTGCGCCGTACACCGGTCCCCGACCCCTCGGCGCAGCAGTGGCCCCGGCCGCACGCGCAGCAGCCGCCCGGCGCCCGGGGGTACTGA
- a CDS encoding SAV_6107 family HEPN domain-containing protein: MAASSAAGSSAAYGPPGDVHPVLRRAAAPPAALDLLAQAQRGIDEARDLETPNERYATAHLAALRTAAAVLAVRGRPETSLRRRQRIRSAWEVLPEVAPELAEWSALFASGAQRRARAEAGIAGAAGPRDADDLIRDVAMFLRLVERMLLLQPVLPSQRAG; the protein is encoded by the coding sequence ATGGCAGCCAGTTCGGCCGCGGGCAGCTCCGCGGCGTACGGCCCTCCGGGCGATGTCCACCCCGTCCTGCGCCGGGCGGCAGCGCCGCCCGCCGCCCTCGACCTGCTCGCCCAGGCCCAGCGCGGCATCGACGAAGCCCGCGACCTGGAAACCCCCAACGAGCGCTACGCCACCGCCCACCTCGCCGCGCTGCGCACGGCCGCCGCCGTCCTCGCCGTTCGCGGCCGCCCCGAGACCAGCCTCCGCCGCCGGCAGCGCATCCGCAGCGCCTGGGAGGTACTGCCCGAGGTCGCTCCCGAACTCGCCGAATGGAGCGCCCTGTTCGCCTCCGGAGCCCAGCGCCGCGCCCGCGCCGAGGCCGGCATAGCCGGCGCGGCCGGCCCGCGCGACGCCGACGACCTGATCCGCGACGTGGCGATGTTCCTGCGCCTGGTGGAACGGATGCTGCTCCTCCAGCCGGTGCTGCCCTCGCAGCGGGCGGGGTGA
- a CDS encoding beta-class carbonic anhydrase has translation MSIPASQPLPPSADSAVAPAGGTVTDRLVEANTKYAAAFTDPGMDARPVLKVAVVACMDARLDLHAALGLELGDCHTIRNAGGVVTDDIIRSLTISQRALGTRSVVLIHHTGCGLLNLTEDFRHDLAAEVGQRPNWAVEAFKDLDEDVRQSMQRVRTSPFLLHTDDVRGFVFDVTTGLLREIDPR, from the coding sequence ATGTCGATACCTGCCTCGCAGCCGCTGCCCCCCTCCGCCGACAGCGCCGTGGCCCCCGCGGGCGGCACGGTCACCGACCGCCTCGTCGAGGCCAACACGAAATACGCCGCCGCCTTCACCGATCCGGGCATGGACGCCCGGCCCGTCCTCAAGGTCGCCGTCGTGGCGTGCATGGACGCGCGCCTCGACCTCCACGCCGCGCTGGGCCTGGAACTCGGCGACTGCCACACCATCCGCAACGCGGGCGGCGTCGTCACCGACGACATCATCCGCTCCCTGACGATCAGCCAGCGGGCGCTGGGCACCCGCTCGGTCGTCCTCATCCACCACACGGGCTGCGGGCTGCTCAACCTGACCGAGGACTTCCGCCACGACCTGGCGGCCGAGGTCGGACAGCGCCCCAACTGGGCGGTCGAGGCGTTCAAGGACCTCGACGAGGACGTCCGGCAGTCCATGCAGCGGGTCCGGACCTCGCCGTTCCTGCTGCACACCGACGATGTGCGGGGCTTCGTCTTCGATGTGACGACGGGTCTGCTGCGGGAGATCGACCCGCGGTAG
- a CDS encoding ATP-binding cassette domain-containing protein — MHSTSHGAAVTATGYGLQGPRGWAFRDVGLAARPGSLIAVEGPSGSGRTCLLLALTGRMATTAGTAEVAGLPLPKKKAAVRAVTALAHVPGVTDLEPALTVAEHLRERVLLQRRFGDSATATARGPLSALLRPRRERTAAARARIDAALEAAGLDLATLPKGDRTSVRDLERPEALRLSMALALIGRPRLLAVDDTDMKLSDAERADVWATLRSLAESGTTVLAVCSQAPDGAVVVRTAPRGGGRDSAAAPGTDGTGTRDDEKGAADALAEAGRA, encoded by the coding sequence GTGCACAGCACCTCGCACGGGGCGGCCGTCACCGCCACGGGCTACGGCCTCCAGGGCCCGCGCGGCTGGGCCTTCCGGGACGTCGGCCTCGCGGCGCGGCCGGGTTCGCTGATCGCCGTGGAGGGCCCGTCCGGCTCCGGACGCACCTGCCTGCTGCTCGCGCTCACCGGCCGGATGGCGACCACCGCCGGTACGGCCGAGGTCGCGGGCCTGCCGCTGCCGAAGAAGAAGGCAGCGGTACGAGCGGTCACCGCTCTTGCGCACGTACCCGGTGTCACCGATCTCGAACCCGCGCTGACCGTGGCCGAGCATCTGCGCGAACGCGTCCTGCTGCAGCGCCGGTTCGGCGACTCCGCCACAGCCACCGCGAGGGGTCCCCTCAGCGCGCTGCTGCGCCCGCGCCGGGAGCGTACAGCAGCAGCCCGCGCCCGGATCGACGCGGCCCTGGAAGCGGCCGGCCTGGACCTGGCCACCCTGCCCAAGGGCGACCGGACGTCCGTACGCGACCTGGAACGGCCGGAGGCACTGCGCCTGTCGATGGCCCTGGCGCTGATCGGCCGGCCCCGCCTGCTGGCCGTCGACGACACCGACATGAAGCTCTCCGACGCCGAACGCGCGGACGTCTGGGCGACACTGCGCTCCCTCGCGGAGTCCGGCACGACCGTGCTCGCGGTGTGCAGCCAGGCACCGGACGGCGCGGTCGTGGTGCGCACCGCCCCGCGCGGCGGCGGACGGGACTCCGCAGCCGCCCCCGGCACCGACGGCACGGGCACCCGCGACGACGAGAAGGGGGCGGCGGATGCGCTCGCCGAGGCTGGCCGCGCTTGA
- a CDS encoding DUF3040 domain-containing protein encodes MPLSEHEQRMLEQMERALYAEDPKFATALEGSGLRTYTRRRVYQAVAGFLVGIALLMAGMVAQQIWVSVVGFLVMLGCAVLAVTGWRKAPKPGEQQTTAGGRASPGGTAARRQARQRRSMMDRIESRWQRRRDEQGH; translated from the coding sequence GTGCCGCTCTCGGAGCACGAGCAGCGAATGCTCGAGCAAATGGAGCGAGCGCTGTACGCCGAAGATCCCAAGTTCGCGACAGCGCTTGAGGGAAGCGGGCTGCGTACGTACACCCGGCGACGGGTCTACCAAGCGGTCGCGGGCTTCCTGGTAGGTATCGCGCTCCTCATGGCCGGAATGGTCGCTCAGCAGATCTGGGTCAGCGTGGTGGGCTTCCTCGTCATGCTGGGCTGCGCGGTGCTCGCGGTCACCGGATGGCGCAAGGCCCCCAAGCCGGGCGAGCAGCAGACCACGGCAGGCGGCCGCGCGAGCCCCGGCGGCACCGCCGCCCGCCGCCAGGCCAGGCAACGCCGATCGATGATGGACCGGATCGAAAGCCGCTGGCAACGCCGCCGCGACGAACAGGGCCACTGA
- a CDS encoding methyltransferase encodes MSDPLRPRASLRTAVVWEVLKDALEHRAEAAGRDALDVLDTGGGTGNFAVPVARLGHRVTVVDPSPNALFALERRAAEAGVADRVRAVQGDAHGLFDVVEPGGYDAVLCHGVLEYVDDPAEGVRNAVGALRPAGTLSLLAAGLGGAVLARALAGHFTEARNALSDPAGRWGDGDPVPRRFTAEQLTGLVSDTGLRVGAVHGVRVFADLVPGVLVDTEPGAMDALLKLEAAAAEQPAFHSVATQLHVLAERG; translated from the coding sequence GTGTCTGACCCGCTGCGCCCGCGCGCATCCCTTCGTACCGCCGTGGTCTGGGAGGTTCTCAAAGACGCCCTGGAGCACCGGGCCGAAGCCGCCGGGCGGGACGCCCTCGACGTCCTGGACACCGGCGGCGGCACGGGCAACTTCGCCGTGCCGGTCGCGCGCCTCGGACACCGCGTCACGGTCGTGGACCCCAGCCCCAACGCCCTGTTCGCCCTGGAGCGGCGGGCCGCCGAGGCGGGCGTCGCCGACCGGGTGCGCGCGGTGCAGGGCGACGCCCACGGGCTGTTCGACGTGGTCGAGCCCGGCGGCTACGACGCCGTGCTCTGCCACGGCGTGCTGGAGTACGTCGACGACCCGGCCGAGGGCGTGCGCAACGCCGTCGGCGCGCTGCGCCCGGCCGGCACCCTGAGCCTGCTCGCGGCCGGACTCGGCGGCGCCGTCCTCGCCCGCGCCCTGGCGGGCCACTTCACCGAGGCCAGGAACGCCCTGTCGGACCCGGCGGGCCGCTGGGGCGACGGCGACCCGGTGCCCCGGCGCTTCACGGCCGAGCAGCTCACCGGGCTGGTCTCGGACACCGGCCTGCGGGTCGGCGCGGTGCACGGCGTACGGGTCTTCGCCGACCTGGTGCCCGGCGTGCTCGTGGACACCGAGCCCGGCGCCATGGACGCCCTGCTCAAACTGGAGGCAGCCGCCGCCGAGCAGCCCGCCTTCCACTCGGTCGCCACCCAACTGCACGTCCTCGCCGAGCGCGGCTGA
- a CDS encoding DUF58 domain-containing protein — MTGGGTEEAPEPGGLRAALAGLTTRGRSFLAAGVAAAVCAYALGQTDLLRVGLLLAALPLVCAFVLHRTRYRVAGSRTLSPARVPAAAESRVLLRVENVSRLPTGVLMLQDRVPYVLGPRPRFVLDRVEAGGRREVSYRVRSDLRGRYPLGPLQLRLSDPFGMCELTRSFSDEDTLTVVPRVEPLPPVRLTGEASGYGDGRQRALALAGEDDVIPRGYRHGDDLRRVHWRSTARYGELMVRREEQPQKARCTVLLDTRRTAHQGSGPDSAFEWAVSGAASTAVHLLERGFSVRFLTDTGTSVPGPDGGGGWAGGTESADTVGLLLDTLAVVEHSAEPGLARAYDVLRGGNEGLLVAFFGDLDEEQAAVAGRMRQRSGAAVAFVLDGDAWSRGAAGPRTGTGRPLAERLRMLREAGWKALPVAPGDALPALWRQADQVAGVRQGPSGGGGPASADAPSTGPGPGPAGPVAAPGSGVTT; from the coding sequence ATGACGGGCGGGGGGACCGAGGAAGCTCCGGAGCCCGGCGGGCTGCGGGCCGCTCTCGCGGGGCTGACGACGCGCGGCCGGTCCTTCCTGGCGGCGGGTGTGGCCGCCGCCGTGTGCGCGTACGCCCTCGGGCAGACGGACCTGCTCCGGGTCGGACTGCTGCTGGCCGCGCTGCCCCTGGTGTGCGCGTTCGTGCTGCACCGCACCCGCTACCGGGTCGCGGGAAGCCGGACCCTCTCCCCCGCCCGGGTGCCGGCCGCCGCCGAGTCGCGGGTGCTGCTGCGGGTGGAGAACGTCTCGCGGCTGCCCACCGGTGTGCTGATGCTCCAGGACCGGGTGCCGTACGTGCTCGGGCCGCGGCCCCGGTTCGTCCTGGACCGGGTGGAGGCCGGCGGCCGCCGCGAGGTGTCCTACCGGGTCCGCTCCGACCTGCGGGGGCGGTATCCGCTGGGACCGCTCCAGCTCCGGCTGTCCGACCCGTTCGGCATGTGCGAGCTGACCCGTTCCTTCAGCGACGAGGACACCCTGACGGTGGTGCCGCGCGTCGAGCCGCTGCCGCCGGTGCGGCTGACCGGTGAGGCGTCCGGGTACGGCGACGGGCGGCAGCGGGCGCTCGCGCTGGCCGGCGAGGACGACGTGATCCCCCGCGGCTATCGCCACGGCGACGACCTGCGCCGCGTCCACTGGCGTTCCACCGCGCGCTACGGCGAGCTGATGGTCCGCCGGGAGGAACAGCCGCAGAAGGCGCGCTGCACGGTCCTCCTGGACACGCGGCGCACGGCCCACCAAGGGTCCGGACCGGACTCCGCGTTCGAGTGGGCGGTGTCGGGCGCCGCGTCGACGGCGGTCCACCTGCTGGAGCGCGGCTTCTCGGTGCGCTTCCTGACCGATACGGGCACGTCCGTACCAGGCCCGGACGGGGGCGGCGGCTGGGCGGGTGGCACCGAGTCCGCCGACACCGTGGGGCTGCTGCTGGACACCCTCGCCGTGGTGGAGCACTCCGCCGAACCGGGCCTGGCCCGGGCGTACGACGTGCTGCGCGGCGGCAACGAAGGGCTGCTGGTCGCCTTCTTCGGCGACCTGGACGAGGAACAGGCCGCGGTCGCCGGGCGGATGCGGCAGCGCAGCGGGGCGGCGGTCGCGTTCGTCCTGGACGGCGACGCCTGGTCGCGGGGCGCGGCCGGGCCGCGGACCGGCACCGGGCGCCCGCTTGCCGAGCGCCTGCGGATGCTCCGTGAGGCGGGCTGGAAGGCGCTGCCGGTCGCGCCGGGCGATGCGCTGCCGGCACTGTGGCGGCAGGCGGACCAGGTGGCGGGCGTACGCCAAGGTCCCTCGGGCGGTGGCGGGCCCGCCTCGGCGGACGCCCCTTCCACCGGACCCGGGCCCGGACCTGCCGGGCCGGTCGCGGCACCGGGAAGCGGAGTGACGACATGA
- a CDS encoding FtsB family cell division protein — protein MNRPGRTRPGAGRLSGLFASGAGGTAARTPFVLLVVVLLGSGLITLLLLNSALNQGSFELSKLEKRTNELTDEQQALQQEVDAYSAPGALDERARELGMVPGGSPAFLEPDGTVRGKPSAAPGGSGPMSARTPSRFTVPGPRTALGHAAAPVPGPRPSAGPQPTAAPVAPDAGLPDQPLPDHPFPALSAPGRPLPGAPGADGRKAPGPARPAPGAAAGSAPTTSGR, from the coding sequence GTGAACCGGCCGGGGCGCACGCGCCCGGGGGCGGGCCGGCTCTCGGGCCTGTTCGCCTCCGGAGCGGGGGGCACGGCGGCGCGTACGCCGTTCGTGCTCCTCGTGGTCGTGCTCCTCGGCTCCGGCCTGATCACGCTGCTGCTGCTCAATTCCGCGCTCAACCAGGGCTCCTTCGAACTGAGCAAGCTGGAGAAACGCACCAACGAGCTGACGGACGAGCAGCAGGCCCTCCAGCAGGAGGTGGACGCCTACTCGGCGCCGGGCGCGCTGGACGAGCGCGCCCGCGAGCTGGGCATGGTCCCGGGCGGCAGCCCGGCCTTCCTGGAGCCGGACGGCACGGTACGCGGCAAGCCGAGCGCGGCCCCGGGCGGCTCGGGCCCGATGAGCGCGCGCACCCCGTCGCGGTTCACCGTGCCGGGGCCCCGGACGGCGCTGGGCCACGCCGCCGCGCCGGTCCCCGGGCCCCGGCCGTCCGCCGGGCCGCAGCCGACCGCCGCACCCGTCGCCCCGGACGCGGGGCTGCCCGACCAGCCGCTGCCCGACCACCCGTTCCCCGCCCTCTCCGCACCCGGCCGCCCCCTGCCCGGCGCCCCGGGGGCCGATGGCCGGAAGGCGCCCGGACCGGCGCGTCCGGCCCCCGGCGCGGCAGCCGGCTCCGCCCCGACGACTTCCGGCAGGTGA